In Alicyclobacillus macrosporangiidus CPP55, a single window of DNA contains:
- a CDS encoding IreB family regulatory phosphoprotein: MRFSPKPENEEARRAFQLAYRALAEKGYNPVYQIAGYLISGDPAYITNHLDARNTIRRIERDELIEELVRSYAEHHKYENPGR; the protein is encoded by the coding sequence ATGCGGTTCTCGCCCAAACCCGAGAACGAGGAGGCCAGGCGGGCGTTTCAGTTGGCCTACCGGGCCCTGGCGGAGAAGGGCTACAACCCGGTCTATCAAATCGCGGGATACCTCATCTCCGGGGATCCGGCGTACATCACCAATCACCTCGACGCGCGCAACACCATCCGCCGCATCGAACGCGACGAGTTGATTGAGGAGCTGGTGCGCTCGTACGCGGAGCACCACAAGTATGAGAACCCTGGGCGTTGA